The Lactuca sativa cultivar Salinas chromosome 2, Lsat_Salinas_v11, whole genome shotgun sequence genome includes a window with the following:
- the LOC111883354 gene encoding zeta-carotene desaturase, chloroplastic/chromoplastic: MATSSTSSTSSLWFPATSTAGTRNSFPTTDTFLRCRRSRQLTRLKTHKSVVRSDLDRDVSDMRTNAPKGLFPPEPEHYRGPKLKVAIIGAGLAGMSTAVELLDQGHEVDIYESRTFIGGKVGSFVDKRGNHIEMGLHVFFGCYNNLFRLLKKVGAEKNLLVKDHTHTFVNRGGELGELDFRFPVGAPLHGINAFLTTNQLNTYDKARNALALALSPVVRALVDPDGAMTQIRNLDNVSFSEWFMSKGGTRKSIQRMWDPVAYALGFIDCDNISARCMLTIFSLFATKTEASLLRMLKGSPDVYLSGPIRDYIIEKGGRFHLRWGCREILYDKSANGDTYVTGLAMSKATQKKTVKADVYIAACDVPGIKRLLPSNWREWEFFDNIYKLVGVPVVTVQLRYNGWVTEMQDLERSRQSRKATGLDNLLYTPDADFSCFADLALASPEDYYIEGQGSLLQCVLTPGDPYMPLPNEEIISRVEKQVLALFPSSQGLEVTWSSVVKIGQSLYREGPGKDPFRPDQKTPVKNFFLAGSYTKQDYIDSMEGATLSGRQASAFVCDAGEELAALRKQLAAIEAIDTIAADELTLV, encoded by the exons ATGGCTACTTCATCTACCTCATCTACCTCTTCTCTGTGGTTTCCGGCCACTTCTACTGCCGGAACCCGTAATTCTTTTCCCACTACTGATACATTCTTACGATGTCGCCGGAGCCGTCAATTGACCCGATTGAAGACTCACAAGTCGGTTGTTCGGTCGGATTTGGACAGAGATGTATCAGACATGAGAACTAATG CTCCAAAAGGATTATTTCCACCAGAACCTGAACATTATCGGGGGCCTAAATTGAAAGTGGCTATCATAGGTGCTGGCCTTGCTGGCATGTCAACTGCAGTGGAGCTTTTGGATCAAGGGCATGAG GTGGATATATACGAGTCAAGGACTTTCATTGGTGGAAAAGTGGGTTCTTTTGTTGATAAACGTGGAAACCACATTGAAATGGGACTACATGTTTTCTTTGGATGCTACAATAATCTTTTTCGTCTTCTGAAAAAG GTTGGAGCTGAAAAGAATCTCCTTGTCAAAGATCACACTCACACTTTTGTAAACAGAGGAGGAGAACTCGGTG AACTTGATTTCCGCTTCCCTGTTGGAGCACCATTACATGGAATTAACGCATTTTTAACCACAAATCAGCTTAAT ACATATGATAAAGCAAGAAATGCTTTGGCTCTTGCTCTAAGTCCAGTTGTGAGGGCTCTTGTTGACCCTGATGGAGCAATGACACAAATAAGAAACCTTGATAAT gtTAGCTTCTCTGAATGGTTTATGTCTAAAGGGGGGACACGTAAGAGTATTCAGAGAATGTGGGACCCAGTTGCTTATGCTCTTGGATTTATTGATTGTGATAATATCAGTGCACGTTGTATGCTCACAATTTTCTCATTGTTTGCAACCAAGACAGAGGCTTCCTTGTTGCGTATGCTTAAGGGATCCCCTGATGTGTATCTTAGTGGGCCCATCAGAGATTATATTATAGAGAAAGGAGGAAG GTTTCATCTGAGATGGGGATGCAGAGAGATTTTGTATGACAAGTCGGCTAATGGTGACACATATGTTACAGGGCTTGCCATGTCTAAG GCTACTCAAAAGAAAACAGTAAAGGCAGATGTATATATAGCAG CATGTGATGTCCCTGGAATTAAAAGATTATTGCCTTCAAATTGGAGGGAATGGGAATTCTTTGATAATATCTACAAATTAGTTGGTGTTCCAGTTGTAACAGTACAACTCAGATATAACGGTTGGGTAACAGAAATGCAGGATCTAGAACGTTCTAG GCAATCGAGGAAAGCAACAGGGTTGGACAATCTACTTTACACCCCAGATGCAGATTTTTCCTGTTTTGCTGACCTGGCACTCGCTTCTCCTGAAGATTACTACATTGAAGGACAAGGCTCATTGCTCCA ATGTGTGCTGACTCCAGGGGACCCATACATGCCTTTACCAAATGAAGAGATTATAAGCCGTGTTGAAAAACAG GTTTTGGCTCTATTCCCATCTTCCCAAGGTCTGGAAGTTACATGGTCATCAGTGGTCAAGATTGGTCAATCTTTGTATCGAGAGGGACCCGGTAAAGATCCATTTAGGCCTGATCAGAAGACACCTGTCAAGAATTTCTTCCTAGCTGGCTCATATACAAAACAG GATTATATAGACAGTATGGAAGGGGCGACTTTATCAGGGAGGCAAGCTTCTGCATTTGTGTGTGATGCTGGGGAAGAACTTGCAGCCTTAAGGAAACAACTTGCTGCCATTGAAGCCATAGACACCATTGCAGCTGATGAGCTTACTCTTGTTTGA